A single Oncorhynchus tshawytscha isolate Ot180627B linkage group LG01, Otsh_v2.0, whole genome shotgun sequence DNA region contains:
- the LOC112250409 gene encoding multiple coagulation factor deficiency protein 2 homolog isoform X1 translates to MVLRVSGRRSVVWGWLLLVSCFLLSVCSHEQAAQEHPPEIHHPNMHLDKNMVHDREHIMEHLEGVIDKPESDMLPQELQLHYFKMHDYDGNNLLDGLELATAITHVHKEERGEESQPMKEEDLISLIDDVLRDDDKNNDGYIDYAEFAKSLE, encoded by the exons ATGGTGTTAAGAGTAAGTGGCAGGAGGAGCGTTGTGTGGGGCTGGCTACTCCTGGTCTCCTGctttctgctgtctgtctgttcacaTGAGCAGGCAGCCCAAGAACACCCACCGGAGATTCACCATCCAAACATGCACCTGGACAAGAACATGGTCCATGACAGAGA ACACATCATGGAGCATCTGGAAGGTGTGATTGACAAGCCTGAGTCAGATATGTTGCCACAGGAGCTGCAGTTGCACTACTTTAAGATGCATGACTATGATGGCAACAACTTACTGGATGGGCTGGAGTTGGCCACAGCCATCACTCATGTACACAAAGAG gaaagaggagaggaaagccaGCCTATGAAAGAGGAAGACCTCATAAGCCTTATAGATGACGTTCTAAGGGACGATGACAAAAACAACGATGGGTACATAGACTACGCCGAGTTTGCCAAGTCCCTGGAGTAG
- the LOC112250409 gene encoding multiple coagulation factor deficiency protein 2 homolog isoform X2 — MEHLEGVIDKPESDMLPQELQLHYFKMHDYDGNNLLDGLELATAITHVHKEERGEESQPMKEEDLISLIDDVLRDDDKNNDGYIDYAEFAKSLE, encoded by the exons ATGGAGCATCTGGAAGGTGTGATTGACAAGCCTGAGTCAGATATGTTGCCACAGGAGCTGCAGTTGCACTACTTTAAGATGCATGACTATGATGGCAACAACTTACTGGATGGGCTGGAGTTGGCCACAGCCATCACTCATGTACACAAAGAG gaaagaggagaggaaagccaGCCTATGAAAGAGGAAGACCTCATAAGCCTTATAGATGACGTTCTAAGGGACGATGACAAAAACAACGATGGGTACATAGACTACGCCGAGTTTGCCAAGTCCCTGGAGTAG